The Sphingobacterium bambusae genome includes a window with the following:
- a CDS encoding fumarylacetoacetate hydrolase family protein yields MKLLRFGESGKEQIAVQIDGVNYDVSAFGGDYNEQFFAENGLARLEEFVKANAGKLIEVPQGTRLGAPFARPSKIVCIGLNYKDHAEETGAQIPAEPIIFMKSTTSLAGPNDQIIIPRNSEKTDWEVEFGILIGKKASYVDEADALNYIAGYVLHNDVSERAYQLERGGTWDKGKGCDTFAPMGPYLTTTDEIPDINNVRLWLKVNGKTFQDGNTSNLIFSVAHVVSYVSQFMTLLPGDVISTGTPAGVGLGFNPPIYLKAGDVVELGADYLGESRQEVIAYKG; encoded by the coding sequence ATGAAGTTACTACGTTTTGGAGAATCAGGAAAAGAGCAGATTGCTGTTCAAATTGATGGTGTAAACTATGATGTATCAGCCTTTGGCGGTGATTACAATGAACAATTCTTTGCGGAGAATGGTTTAGCTAGATTGGAAGAATTTGTGAAAGCCAATGCCGGAAAATTGATTGAGGTGCCTCAGGGAACGAGGTTGGGCGCGCCGTTTGCGCGACCTTCAAAGATTGTGTGTATCGGTCTTAACTATAAAGATCACGCGGAAGAGACTGGTGCGCAGATTCCCGCAGAGCCCATCATCTTTATGAAATCAACCACCTCTTTGGCGGGGCCAAACGACCAAATTATTATACCAAGAAATTCTGAAAAGACCGATTGGGAAGTGGAATTTGGTATCTTAATCGGCAAAAAAGCATCTTATGTAGATGAAGCCGATGCGTTGAACTACATTGCGGGCTATGTGCTGCACAATGATGTCTCGGAGCGTGCTTACCAACTGGAACGCGGTGGAACTTGGGACAAAGGAAAAGGCTGTGATACCTTTGCGCCTATGGGGCCTTATCTAACAACAACAGACGAGATTCCCGATATCAACAACGTACGTCTTTGGTTAAAGGTGAATGGCAAAACTTTCCAAGACGGAAATACAAGCAACTTGATTTTCTCTGTAGCTCATGTGGTATCCTATGTTTCTCAATTTATGACCCTGCTTCCAGGAGATGTGATTTCCACAGGCACGCCCGCAGGTGTTGGCCTAGGATTCAATCCGCCAATTTACCTGAAGGCTGGTGATGTAGTCGAATTGGGTGCCGATTACTTGGGTGAATCGCGTCAGGAAGTCATTGCTTACAAAGGTTAA
- a CDS encoding L-rhamnose mutarotase, with translation MRRFALALDLVDDPQLIAEYERYHASVWPEIEKSILESGVERMEIYRFSNRLFMLMEVDDAFSFSRKDEMDQGNAKVQQWEELMWKYQQVVPGAKPGEKWVMMDKIFELEK, from the coding sequence ATGAGAAGATTTGCGCTTGCATTGGATCTGGTCGATGATCCGCAATTGATTGCCGAGTACGAACGTTACCATGCGTCGGTATGGCCAGAGATCGAAAAGTCGATCTTGGAATCGGGGGTAGAGCGAATGGAAATTTATCGCTTTTCCAATCGTTTGTTTATGCTGATGGAAGTGGATGACGCATTTTCCTTCAGTAGAAAGGACGAGATGGATCAGGGAAATGCCAAGGTGCAACAGTGGGAGGAGCTAATGTGGAAATACCAGCAGGTGGTTCCCGGTGCCAAACCTGGCGAGAAATGGGTGATGATGGATAAAATTTTTGAGTTAGAGAAATAA
- a CDS encoding cation diffusion facilitator family transporter, with amino-acid sequence MSNSDKAIRTTYFSILTNFLLALIKWLAGFFGNSYALIADAIESTADIFSSFLVLLGLKYSKRPADQSHPYGHGRIEPLITFIVVIFLVISAFVIAMESIENIKTPHDLPKPWTLIVLAGIIIWKETSFRIIMKRSKALNSTSLKADAWHHRSDAITSVAAFIGIAIALFCGEGYESADDWAALLASGLIIYNCYGIFRPALAEIMDENRYEELEEEVRRESLKVDGVLLIEKCYIRKIGMLFQIDLHAVVAPHISVREGHEIAHRLKDYLIAHIDNIGNVFVHIEPFDEAPSGPHNE; translated from the coding sequence ATGTCAAACTCCGATAAAGCAATAAGAACGACATATTTCAGCATCCTCACCAACTTTCTCTTGGCATTAATTAAATGGCTTGCGGGATTTTTCGGAAACTCCTATGCACTGATTGCCGACGCCATCGAGTCTACAGCTGACATCTTTTCTTCTTTTCTCGTGTTATTGGGTCTAAAGTATTCCAAACGTCCGGCCGATCAATCACATCCCTACGGCCACGGCCGGATAGAACCACTGATTACTTTTATCGTTGTTATCTTTTTGGTGATTTCGGCTTTTGTAATCGCGATGGAAAGTATCGAGAATATCAAAACACCACACGACTTACCGAAGCCTTGGACCTTAATTGTGCTTGCTGGTATCATTATTTGGAAAGAAACATCGTTTCGCATTATCATGAAGCGCAGCAAAGCCTTAAATAGCACCTCCTTAAAGGCAGATGCTTGGCATCACCGTAGTGATGCTATTACTTCAGTAGCCGCTTTTATCGGTATCGCCATCGCACTGTTTTGCGGTGAGGGCTATGAAAGCGCCGACGACTGGGCGGCTCTTTTGGCCTCCGGCTTGATTATCTACAATTGTTACGGCATATTTCGTCCGGCCTTAGCGGAAATCATGGACGAAAACAGGTATGAAGAGCTGGAAGAAGAGGTACGCCGGGAATCCCTAAAAGTCGATGGCGTATTACTGATTGAGAAGTGCTACATCCGAAAGATCGGTATGCTCTTCCAAATTGACCTGCATGCGGTCGTTGCGCCTCACATATCCGTTCGAGAGGGTCATGAAATTGCCCATCGACTGAAGGATTATCTGATAGCTCATATTGATAACATCGGGAATGTGTTTGTTCATATTGAGCCTTTTGATGAGGCTCCAAGTGGCCCGCATAACGAGTAG
- a CDS encoding alpha-L-fucosidase, giving the protein MKKLLVFALLFGLLSGSFAQTAYQPSAANLENRKWFAESRFGVFIHWGVYSVLGDGEWVMNNKNLGISEYGLLPTFFNPIDFDAKAWAKLFKDAGAKYITFTTRHHDGFSMWDSKASDYNIVKATPFKRDIVKELVNACREEGIRIMFYYSLLDWKRDDYAPLGRTGKGIAGRHVDRGSWDKYIQFMKTQLTELLTDYGQIDGIWFDGHWDKPDANWHYDEIYSLIHSLQPQCLIGNNHHVAPFEGEDFQMFERDLPGHNTTGFGTAADAVGNLPKEVCGTIAGSWGFDIKDRQQKSFKEVLTYLVKAAGYGSNLLLNVGPMPNGEIQDYQQERLKQLGEWLKTYGESIYGTEGGFVAPTDDYALTKKGNTVYVHLLNTGKDNFLIPNFKFKVSSLTSFDGKTKIKYHQLDNNVLVVQLPEGTPDTADLVLKLSIK; this is encoded by the coding sequence ATGAAAAAGTTATTGGTCTTTGCATTACTGTTCGGCTTGCTGAGCGGTTCTTTCGCACAAACTGCCTATCAACCTAGTGCGGCGAATCTGGAAAACAGGAAATGGTTTGCCGAATCGCGTTTTGGTGTTTTTATACATTGGGGTGTGTATTCCGTGCTGGGTGATGGCGAGTGGGTGATGAATAATAAAAATCTAGGGATTAGTGAATACGGGCTTTTGCCTACATTTTTTAACCCCATTGATTTTGATGCGAAAGCATGGGCCAAGCTTTTTAAAGATGCTGGAGCGAAGTACATTACTTTCACCACAAGGCACCACGATGGTTTCTCGATGTGGGATTCGAAAGCTTCGGATTATAATATCGTGAAAGCAACACCGTTCAAACGGGATATCGTGAAGGAACTCGTCAATGCCTGCCGCGAGGAAGGTATTCGTATTATGTTTTATTATTCTTTGTTAGACTGGAAACGGGATGACTATGCTCCATTGGGACGTACCGGGAAAGGTATAGCGGGTAGGCATGTGGATCGGGGATCTTGGGATAAGTATATACAGTTTATGAAGACCCAGCTCACGGAGTTGTTGACAGACTACGGACAGATCGATGGCATTTGGTTTGATGGGCATTGGGATAAACCGGATGCAAATTGGCATTACGATGAGATCTATTCGTTAATTCATTCGCTACAGCCACAATGTTTAATTGGTAACAACCATCACGTTGCGCCTTTCGAAGGGGAAGATTTCCAAATGTTCGAGCGCGACCTTCCTGGACATAACACCACGGGTTTTGGAACAGCGGCTGATGCTGTTGGGAATTTGCCCAAAGAGGTTTGTGGCACTATTGCGGGATCTTGGGGCTTTGATATAAAGGATAGGCAACAGAAGTCATTTAAAGAGGTGCTTACCTATTTGGTGAAAGCGGCCGGTTATGGTTCGAATCTGCTGCTTAATGTTGGGCCGATGCCGAATGGAGAAATTCAGGATTATCAACAGGAACGCTTAAAGCAACTTGGTGAATGGCTGAAAACCTATGGCGAAAGTATTTATGGTACCGAAGGTGGCTTTGTTGCGCCAACCGACGACTATGCCTTGACAAAAAAGGGCAATACGGTATATGTACATCTGCTCAATACCGGAAAAGACAACTTTTTGATACCCAATTTTAAGTTTAAGGTATCGTCGCTGACTTCCTTTGATGGAAAAACAAAAATTAAATATCACCAGCTTGATAATAATGTGTTGGTGGTGCAGCTGCCTGAAGGAACGCCTGATACAGCAGATTTAGTATTAAAGTTAAGTATAAAATAA
- a CDS encoding L-fucose dehydrogenase, which yields MDLNLSDKIFIVTGGAKGIGRAIVIALAKEGAVPVIVGRKQADNDLVKAEVEALGGKALSVEAELSDPEACRRAVEKTLSVYGRIDGLVNNAGHNDGVGLISGSYEGFVDSLHKNLIHYYLMAHYCIDALRVSKGTILNISSKTAETGQGNTSAYAAANGGRNALTREWAVELLPYSIRVNAIIVAECATPQYDSWIQTLDNPEETLQKITDRIPLEHRMTTAEEIANTTAFLLSDKSSHTTGQLIHVDGGYVHLDRSLIKEN from the coding sequence ATGGATTTAAATTTAAGCGATAAGATTTTTATAGTGACGGGCGGTGCCAAAGGCATAGGTCGTGCTATTGTGATTGCGCTGGCCAAGGAAGGCGCTGTGCCCGTAATCGTGGGCAGAAAACAAGCTGATAACGATTTGGTGAAAGCGGAAGTGGAAGCGCTAGGAGGAAAGGCACTGAGCGTGGAAGCAGAGCTTTCTGATCCAGAAGCCTGTCGGCGGGCTGTGGAGAAGACATTGTCGGTTTATGGTCGCATCGACGGGTTGGTCAATAATGCTGGTCATAATGACGGGGTGGGGCTCATCTCTGGGAGCTACGAAGGGTTTGTGGATTCTTTGCACAAAAACTTGATTCACTATTACCTGATGGCGCATTACTGTATCGATGCCTTGCGTGTGTCTAAAGGAACTATCCTGAACATCAGCTCGAAGACTGCTGAAACGGGGCAAGGAAATACCTCGGCCTATGCTGCTGCTAATGGTGGACGTAATGCACTTACGCGCGAATGGGCTGTAGAGCTGCTTCCGTACAGTATACGGGTGAACGCTATTATCGTTGCAGAGTGTGCAACGCCACAATATGATTCTTGGATACAAACGCTTGATAATCCGGAAGAGACTTTGCAGAAAATAACCGACCGTATCCCATTGGAACATCGGATGACAACGGCTGAGGAAATTGCCAACACGACGGCATTTCTACTATCGGATAAATCGAGCCATACCACCGGGCAATTGATTCATGTCGATGGCGGCTATGTGCACCTCGATCGTTCGTTGATTAAGGAAAATTAA
- a CDS encoding YkvA family protein, which translates to MKKMRWIRAFQLFDQFRKTSISQDDLDRAESKAVNLADKMNDFKLLIAMAKDSLAGRYKMNKWNLSVIVGTVIYVLSPLDAIPDVVPILGWLDDLTIVGYAISKLSEEMRKYKEFKEKGTAAVA; encoded by the coding sequence ATGAAAAAGATGAGGTGGATACGCGCATTTCAGCTGTTTGATCAATTTCGTAAGACGTCCATTTCGCAGGATGATCTGGATCGTGCGGAATCAAAAGCTGTAAATTTGGCAGATAAGATGAATGATTTTAAATTGCTGATTGCCATGGCGAAGGATAGTCTTGCTGGTCGCTACAAAATGAATAAATGGAACCTATCGGTTATTGTGGGAACTGTGATCTACGTGCTGTCGCCCCTAGATGCCATTCCTGACGTGGTTCCTATCCTAGGATGGCTGGATGATCTAACGATTGTTGGCTACGCCATCAGTAAGCTTTCCGAAGAAATGCGAAAATATAAGGAATTTAAAGAAAAAGGTACGGCTGCTGTTGCATAG
- the fucP gene encoding L-fucose:H+ symporter permease — protein sequence MTQTKNYALAIVLITSLFFFWGFIHNLDPILIPHLRNAFSLTHFQASLVDSAVFIAYFLLAIPAGIIMKRFGYKVGIVVGLLLFAVGCFLFVPAANTINYVFFLGALFVVACGLTILETAANPYITVLGDPSKATQRLNFAQSFNGLAAFLAPIVGGKFILTEEPKTAEQIAALSEEARNIYVQTETASVKGPYVILGLIILAVTAVFIFTKLPDIKEEGANSGGVFSAFRHKNVTWAVVAQFFYVGAQVCVLSFLVMFATDVSGIAPSDAKYYAGVAGLAFMVGRFIGTFFMRYVAPVKLLLLYAIISVLLTFVVIYGTGLLTLYALIGIAFFMSIMFPTIFAVGVEGIGADTKSASSLIVMSIVGGAILPPLLGQLSDSTGSFQLAYYVVLVCFVVVALFAWNNKGSELREAKGGH from the coding sequence ATGACGCAAACAAAAAATTACGCACTTGCCATTGTTCTGATAACATCCCTGTTTTTCTTTTGGGGCTTTATTCATAATCTAGATCCTATACTTATACCGCACCTGCGCAATGCATTCAGTCTTACGCATTTTCAGGCTTCATTAGTTGACTCGGCGGTATTCATTGCTTACTTTTTACTGGCTATACCTGCCGGTATTATCATGAAGCGTTTCGGATATAAAGTGGGCATTGTGGTAGGGCTCTTGCTGTTTGCCGTGGGCTGTTTTCTTTTTGTACCTGCTGCAAACACGATAAACTATGTGTTCTTTTTGGGGGCGCTATTTGTGGTGGCCTGTGGTCTTACGATCTTGGAAACTGCGGCAAATCCTTATATTACGGTGCTGGGCGATCCGTCGAAAGCCACGCAGCGATTAAATTTCGCGCAATCGTTCAATGGCTTGGCTGCATTCCTTGCGCCAATTGTTGGCGGAAAATTTATTCTTACCGAAGAGCCCAAAACAGCCGAGCAGATTGCTGCGCTGTCCGAAGAGGCACGCAACATCTATGTGCAAACGGAGACAGCTTCTGTAAAAGGTCCTTATGTGATTTTGGGGCTGATTATATTGGCAGTAACCGCTGTGTTTATCTTCACGAAGTTGCCGGATATTAAAGAAGAAGGAGCCAACAGCGGCGGAGTGTTTAGTGCCTTTAGACATAAGAATGTCACTTGGGCTGTCGTTGCACAATTCTTTTATGTGGGCGCGCAAGTCTGTGTATTAAGTTTCTTGGTCATGTTTGCGACGGATGTCTCCGGCATAGCGCCGTCAGATGCTAAATATTACGCTGGTGTTGCTGGTCTTGCTTTTATGGTGGGCCGCTTTATCGGAACATTCTTCATGCGTTATGTAGCTCCCGTAAAACTGTTGCTGCTATATGCTATCATTTCGGTGTTGCTGACATTTGTGGTGATTTATGGAACGGGATTGTTGACGCTTTATGCCTTGATCGGCATAGCTTTCTTCATGTCTATCATGTTTCCTACGATATTTGCCGTCGGTGTAGAAGGAATCGGCGCAGATACTAAATCGGCCTCTAGCCTTATTGTGATGTCTATCGTGGGCGGTGCAATATTACCACCGCTGCTTGGGCAGTTGTCAGACTCTACGGGAAGCTTTCAATTGGCATACTACGTGGTGCTTGTTTGCTTTGTTGTTGTTGCGCTCTTTGCGTGGAACAATAAAGGTAGTGAGCTGCGCGAAGCTAAGGGAGGTCATTAA
- a CDS encoding AraC family transcriptional regulator gives MYIQRLNHSGSQAGTLSVRHDYMPQNHNIWHYHEELEFIYIRKGNGTFFVGDCIQPFSDNFLVLIGPNTPHYWLFDEQYVRSEQPDRADIHVVHFRVDFCGADFLNLPESRLIKKIYKTAERAISLDIQHNFLPDFFDGLAQKTPLSKLSSLLDTLCAITELPRLTTLVSEEYTNPQQQEDYGRMNKIFEHIRLHYRGKIQLEEIAQLAGMTSNSFCRYFKQKTGKTLVQFVNEFRIGQACKMLSDTRASIKEICFDCGFQNFVSFHKTFKSITSTTPSSYRDAAHKPARTYF, from the coding sequence ATGTACATACAGCGATTAAATCACAGCGGATCGCAGGCTGGAACGCTAAGCGTCCGCCATGACTATATGCCGCAGAACCATAATATTTGGCATTATCATGAAGAACTGGAATTCATTTACATCAGAAAGGGTAATGGAACTTTTTTCGTTGGCGATTGTATTCAGCCGTTCTCGGATAACTTTTTGGTATTGATTGGCCCCAACACGCCCCATTATTGGCTATTCGACGAGCAGTACGTCCGCAGCGAGCAACCCGATCGTGCAGACATACACGTGGTACACTTCAGAGTAGACTTTTGCGGCGCTGATTTCTTAAACCTACCTGAGTCACGTTTGATCAAAAAAATCTATAAAACTGCCGAGCGCGCTATCTCGCTAGATATACAGCATAATTTCTTGCCAGATTTTTTTGACGGACTAGCCCAAAAAACGCCATTATCCAAGCTCAGCAGTTTATTGGACACCTTATGTGCCATAACGGAATTGCCCCGATTAACAACACTTGTCAGCGAAGAATACACTAATCCGCAGCAACAGGAAGACTATGGACGTATGAATAAAATTTTCGAACATATACGGTTGCACTACCGGGGCAAGATTCAACTGGAAGAAATTGCCCAGCTAGCCGGGATGACATCAAACTCCTTTTGTCGTTATTTTAAACAGAAAACAGGAAAGACACTGGTCCAATTTGTAAATGAGTTCCGAATTGGTCAGGCTTGCAAGATGCTTAGTGACACGCGCGCAAGTATCAAAGAAATCTGTTTTGATTGCGGATTCCAAAATTTCGTCAGCTTTCACAAAACATTCAAATCTATTACATCCACAACGCCCTCCAGCTATCGCGATGCCGCGCACAAACCTGCACGTACATATTTTTAA
- a CDS encoding SDR family NAD(P)-dependent oxidoreductase, whose protein sequence is MSKLKNKVAIVTGGGSGIGRAIAELFANEGAEVHILDLNAEVGQTVVDEIVARGGQAKVHACNVGVQEEVVAIVSAIGHVDILVNNAGIAHVGNLENCAATDFERVFNVNVKGAYNALYAVIPAMKKQGAGAILNLASIAAVVGIADRFAYSMSKGAIYAMSMSVARDYMKDNIRCNSISPARVHTPFVDGFIAKNYPGQEAEMFEKLSQSQPIGRMAKPAEIAKLALFLCSEDAAFITGNDYPIDGGFIKLNN, encoded by the coding sequence ATGTCGAAACTGAAGAATAAGGTGGCCATCGTTACCGGTGGCGGTAGTGGCATCGGACGGGCGATTGCCGAGCTTTTTGCCAATGAGGGCGCTGAGGTTCATATTTTGGATCTGAATGCCGAAGTTGGTCAGACCGTTGTAGACGAGATTGTCGCACGTGGCGGGCAGGCCAAGGTGCACGCTTGCAATGTGGGTGTACAGGAGGAGGTGGTAGCCATTGTGTCTGCCATTGGCCATGTAGATATTTTGGTGAACAATGCAGGTATTGCCCATGTTGGCAATCTTGAAAACTGTGCTGCAACGGACTTTGAACGTGTGTTCAACGTCAATGTGAAAGGCGCCTACAATGCGCTTTATGCCGTTATTCCGGCGATGAAGAAGCAAGGGGCAGGAGCTATCTTAAATCTAGCTTCTATTGCTGCCGTGGTAGGTATTGCAGATCGTTTTGCTTATTCGATGAGCAAAGGAGCGATTTATGCGATGAGCATGTCCGTGGCGCGCGATTATATGAAAGATAACATCCGCTGTAACTCGATCTCGCCAGCTCGCGTGCATACGCCTTTCGTGGATGGCTTTATCGCAAAGAACTATCCCGGTCAAGAGGCCGAAATGTTCGAAAAACTGTCGCAATCGCAGCCTATAGGCAGGATGGCTAAGCCAGCGGAAATTGCTAAATTGGCATTGTTTCTCTGTTCGGAGGATGCAGCTTTCATTACGGGGAATGATTATCCTATTGACGGCGGCTTCATCAAATTGAACAATTAA
- a CDS encoding YceI family protein → MKNLFSVLFAAALMVNVAFAQVKWSVDPAHTNVLFSVNHLGISMVDGQFKKLEGAVETKSAEDFNGASVGFTIDVNSIDTRIEARDGHLKSDDFFNAEKFPSITLKNAVLKKAGKGKYTLTGDLTIRDVTKKVTFDVQQNNGIITDPWGKTRAGFTAKTTVNRLDFNIKYNDKLPTGVPAVAANVDIIVNTELVKN, encoded by the coding sequence ATGAAAAATCTATTCTCCGTTTTGTTTGCGGCCGCATTAATGGTCAACGTTGCATTCGCTCAGGTTAAGTGGTCTGTTGATCCAGCACACACTAACGTACTCTTCTCTGTAAACCACTTGGGTATCTCCATGGTTGATGGCCAATTCAAGAAATTAGAAGGTGCTGTAGAGACAAAATCTGCCGAAGATTTCAATGGTGCAAGCGTTGGTTTTACTATTGATGTAAATAGCATTGACACCCGCATTGAAGCACGCGATGGTCATTTGAAAAGCGATGACTTCTTCAATGCCGAGAAGTTTCCAAGCATCACCTTGAAAAATGCCGTTCTTAAAAAAGCAGGCAAAGGAAAATATACATTAACAGGCGACCTTACCATCCGTGACGTAACGAAAAAAGTAACCTTTGATGTGCAACAAAACAATGGCATTATCACGGATCCATGGGGAAAAACACGTGCAGGATTTACAGCAAAAACTACCGTCAATCGTTTAGACTTCAACATCAAGTATAACGACAAATTACCTACTGGCGTGCCTGCTGTTGCAGCAAATGTAGACATCATTGTGAATACGGAATTAGTGAAAAACTAA
- a CDS encoding UxaA family hydrolase, translating into MDSVRLSYLQIHPEDNVLVALRDLPVGFVVDFQGEQFPLLSAVAAKHKFTITALPQDAPIFMYGVLVGKMNVAVAQGEVITTANLRHASDDFRMGTRKLAWTKPDVSRFEGRTFEGFHRSNGTVGTANHWLVIPMVFCENRNVLTLKAALEEKLGYQVESKDYSDEVDALISRYKSGASVDELLAVDLSSAKANVRKNRLFANVDGVKFLNHDMGCGGTRMDSDALCGLLAGYVTHPNVAGATILSLGCQHAQASILRDEIKKRDPQFDKPLFVFEQQLEGTEQELMQKAIKATFAGLSIANEQERQPASLDKLCIGLECGGSDGFSGISANPALGYLSDMLITLGGSVILAEFPELCGVEQELSDRCIDEATAEKFMHLMKTYNAKAEADGSGFYMNPSPGNIRDGLITDAIKSAGAAKKGGTSPVTAVVDYPELANLPGLNLLCTPGNDVESTTAEVAAGANVVLFTTGLGTPTGNPVAPVIKLSTNTKTFEKMPDIIDLNCGTIIDGEETIEDAAHRILEYVIEVASGVSQPKAVQLGQDDFIPWRRGVSL; encoded by the coding sequence ATGGATAGCGTACGATTGTCATATTTGCAGATTCATCCAGAGGATAATGTATTGGTCGCTTTGCGTGACTTGCCAGTAGGATTTGTGGTAGATTTTCAAGGAGAACAGTTTCCCTTGCTAAGTGCTGTTGCCGCAAAACATAAATTTACGATTACTGCTTTGCCACAAGATGCACCGATTTTTATGTATGGCGTATTGGTCGGTAAGATGAATGTTGCCGTAGCGCAGGGGGAGGTCATTACGACAGCAAATCTCCGTCATGCTTCGGACGATTTTAGGATGGGTACCCGGAAATTGGCTTGGACCAAGCCAGATGTATCGCGTTTTGAAGGACGTACATTTGAGGGCTTTCATCGCAGCAATGGCACTGTTGGTACGGCAAACCATTGGTTGGTTATTCCGATGGTTTTTTGTGAAAACAGAAATGTGCTGACCTTGAAAGCTGCACTGGAAGAGAAGTTGGGCTACCAAGTGGAATCGAAAGATTATTCCGATGAGGTGGATGCACTTATATCCCGTTACAAGTCGGGGGCATCGGTAGATGAGTTGCTTGCTGTAGACCTTTCGTCGGCGAAAGCCAATGTGCGTAAAAACCGCTTATTTGCCAATGTGGATGGCGTGAAGTTTTTGAACCATGATATGGGATGTGGTGGTACACGTATGGATTCCGACGCACTCTGTGGTCTCTTGGCGGGCTATGTAACGCATCCTAATGTAGCGGGCGCAACGATCTTGAGCTTGGGCTGCCAGCATGCGCAAGCATCTATTTTGCGCGATGAAATTAAGAAACGTGATCCACAATTTGATAAGCCACTTTTTGTTTTTGAGCAGCAGTTAGAAGGCACCGAACAGGAGCTGATGCAGAAAGCCATCAAAGCTACCTTTGCGGGGCTAAGCATCGCCAATGAACAAGAGCGCCAGCCGGCTTCGCTTGATAAGCTGTGCATTGGTTTGGAATGCGGAGGCTCAGATGGTTTTTCGGGCATATCTGCAAATCCGGCCTTGGGCTATCTTTCGGATATGTTGATTACTCTTGGGGGATCCGTTATTTTGGCGGAGTTTCCCGAGCTGTGTGGCGTGGAACAGGAACTTAGCGATCGTTGTATTGATGAGGCTACGGCAGAAAAGTTTATGCACCTGATGAAGACCTACAATGCAAAGGCGGAGGCCGATGGTTCGGGCTTTTACATGAACCCCTCGCCGGGGAATATTCGCGATGGACTGATCACGGATGCCATAAAATCTGCCGGAGCAGCCAAGAAAGGAGGCACTTCGCCGGTAACAGCGGTGGTGGATTATCCCGAATTGGCGAATCTGCCGGGGCTGAATCTTTTGTGTACACCGGGCAACGACGTGGAAAGTACCACGGCGGAAGTTGCTGCGGGAGCGAACGTGGTGCTTTTCACAACAGGACTGGGAACGCCTACCGGAAATCCTGTGGCGCCGGTGATCAAATTGTCCACCAACACGAAAACCTTCGAGAAGATGCCGGATATCATTGACTTGAACTGTGGTACGATCATCGATGGTGAAGAGACCATCGAGGACGCGGCACACCGGATCTTGGAGTATGTGATCGAGGTAGCAAGTGGTGTTTCGCAGCCAAAGGCTGTACAGCTCGGGCAAGATGATTTTATTCCATGGCGAAGGGGAGTTTCGCTGTAG
- a CDS encoding amidohydrolase family protein, whose amino-acid sequence MRIDAHQHFWIFNAERDAWITDDMAAIQRNFLPTDLAPLLKENGMDGVIAVQASQSVEETQFLVDLSTMYAMVKGVVGWVDLQADDVEQQLEQFSQHRIIKGFRHVIEAEDDPDFLVRPAFLRGIAALTKFKYTYDLLIRPRHYASTLACVAQHPNQKFVLDHMAKPNIRSGEFTAWAAFIEKLAAFPNVYCKVSGLLTEAHWSQWMLADFKPYVQHAIACFGKERVMFGTDWPVCTLAGSYADVVRVATDNLSDFSAAERDAFWGGNAASFYNV is encoded by the coding sequence ATGCGTATCGATGCTCATCAACATTTTTGGATTTTTAACGCGGAACGCGATGCTTGGATAACAGATGATATGGCTGCCATCCAGCGTAATTTCCTACCGACAGATTTGGCTCCTCTCTTAAAAGAGAATGGAATGGACGGCGTTATTGCCGTTCAGGCTTCGCAATCTGTTGAGGAGACCCAGTTTCTCGTGGATCTCTCGACGATGTATGCTATGGTAAAAGGGGTTGTTGGTTGGGTAGACCTGCAGGCCGACGATGTGGAACAACAGCTAGAGCAGTTTAGTCAGCATAGGATAATCAAAGGGTTTCGTCATGTGATAGAAGCAGAAGATGATCCTGATTTTTTAGTACGGCCAGCCTTTCTGCGCGGTATAGCCGCTTTAACGAAGTTTAAATATACCTACGATCTGTTGATTCGCCCTCGCCACTATGCCAGCACGCTTGCTTGTGTGGCGCAGCACCCAAATCAAAAGTTCGTTTTGGATCATATGGCTAAACCGAATATTCGCAGTGGAGAGTTTACGGCTTGGGCGGCATTTATTGAAAAGCTAGCCGCTTTTCCAAATGTATATTGCAAAGTGTCTGGACTGCTTACCGAAGCCCATTGGAGCCAATGGATGTTGGCTGATTTCAAGCCCTATGTACAACATGCTATCGCCTGTTTTGGTAAAGAACGGGTAATGTTTGGTACGGATTGGCCTGTTTGCACGCTGGCGGGTTCTTACGCTGATGTGGTGCGTGTGGCGACAGATAATTTATCGGATTTCTCTGCTGCAGAACGCGACGCTTTTTGGGGTGGAAATGCAGCTAGTTTTTACAATGTTTAA